The Montipora capricornis isolate CH-2021 chromosome 6, ASM3666992v2, whole genome shotgun sequence genome has a window encoding:
- the LOC138051167 gene encoding sterile alpha motif domain-containing protein 11-like isoform X2 translates to MSVNEQLEQAASRDTSAGLLHANELTTLNQNLGSGYKRDGPHELNSNGGSSVPMPALSQNSTSVVATGSPRTAFTHSDQSNFNVKTEPSDFAQKIISEPLPFDVSNERAPADGITEEPLEIQCGENAALLYVSKLCQGSKGPCILFQGEWLTPNELQYISGRETAKDWKRSIRYKGKSLKSLIARGLIKVHPPICDCLGCRISSPVNRGRLASKCSVSSPPSPNRKRKDSVKGIWRQDGYATEAGLALAAEARQRSSSEASNCMGGSGLRNGVEPRASPAVDSNSSTASECSEPTDDCPFSPGTEAKRARSLSPVSSAKLVDMKRRATDRFQFDPRSTYFFRDLPSEYVSPSSSEAGKQGRKDLATVELVSNHKSQETGEIPSVSLGNRSAFRAVHQDTSNSHEMSSENHVNPVKASKQQQQQQQQQKPSTSFISFTQLPSPSTLISPTHSSPRLLPDPLLLAASPHGPSMYHQALRGSLSGVPSASLHQSLMHYRLLTPPSPHSPLAQSIPLQSSFIQANAAAAAAVARAGIQGLPVSHSSLSMQRPSRPTSPNNTVAMNGNIDERIPKKARITHERQEVEDRGHTKETEATNESCITQISGSDRDCVTRRSPDVSTGTIERRSPFAQKESSGGTDPPRISPYKLVPRFKPDVTENVLKWSVDDVCQFVSSLTGSPEIAHAFREENVDGHSFVLIQEDHLLNRMSIRLGPALKINAQIRKLAENLEIDESS, encoded by the exons ATGTCTGTGAATGAGCAGTTGGAACAGGCTGCTTCAAGGGACACAAGCGCCGGTTTATTGCATGCTAATGAACTTACGACACTCAACCAGAACCTTGGCTCCGGATACAAACGTGACGGCCCTCACGAACTTAATTCCAACGGCGGCTCTTCTGTGCCAATGCCTGCGTTGAGTCAGAATTCCACTTCTGTGGTCGCCACAGGATCGCCTCGCACCGCTTTCACACACTCAGATCAGTCCAACTTCAATGTAAAAACTGAACCAAGCGATTTCGCTCAAAAAATTATCAGCGAACCACTTCCCTTTGATGTAAGCAACGAACGGGCGCCAGCGGATGGCATAACGGAAGAACCCTTGGAAATACAATGCGGCGAGAACGCAGCACTTCTTTACGTATCCAAGTTATGCCAAGGGAGCAAAGGGCCTTGTATTTTATTTCAAGGAGAGTGGCTGACTCCAAATGAACTACAGTATATCAGTGGACGAGAAACGGCCAAAGACTGGAAAAGAAGCATCCGCTATAAAGGAAAATCTCTAAAAAGTTTGATTGCACGCGGACTTATCAAAGTTCATCCTCCAATTTGTGATTGCCTCGGATGCAGAATTTCATCACCAGTG AACCGTGGGAGGTTAGCCAGCAAATGCAGTGTATCGTCACCTCCTTCCCCAAATAGAAAGAGAAAGGATTCTGTTAAAGGTATCTGGAGACAAGATGGTTATGCCACAGAGGCCGGATTGGCTCTTGCCGCTGAGGCAAGGCAAAGATCATCGTCAGAAGCTAGCAATTGTATGGGTGGCAGTGGTTTGCGAAACGGCGTAGAGCCAAGAGCATCGCCTGCTGTGGATTCCAATTCGTCTACTGCGTCCGAGTGTTCCGAACCAACCGACGATTGCCCATTTTCTCCCGGTACAGAAGCCAAGCGAGCGCGAAGTTTATCTCCGGTTAGCTCTGCAAAACTTGTGGACATGAAAAGACGAGCAA CCGATAGATTCCAGTTCGACCCTAGAAGCACGTATTTCTTTAGAGATCTGCCATCAGAATACGTCTCCCCCTCAAGCTCAGAAGCTGGAAAACAAGGGAGAAAAGATCTTGCGACTGTTGAATTAGTCAGTAATCACAAGTCCCAGGAAACGGGAGAAATCCCGAGCGTATCCCTCGGGAACAGGAGCGCTTTTAGAGCTGTCCATCAAG ATACATCGAATTCGCATGAGATGTCTAGTGAAAATCACGTGAATCCAGTGAAAGCttccaaacaacaacaacaacaacaacaacaacaaaagccgTCAACTTCATTTATCTCTTTTACTCAGCTGCCCAGCCCCTCCACTCTCATCAGTCCTACGCATTCATCTCCAAGACTGCTACCAGATCCGCTTTTGTTAGCGGCTTCTCCTCACGGTCCAAGCATGTATCACCAAGCGTTAAGGGGCAGTTTATCAGGTGTTCCCTCAGCTTCTTTACATCAGAGTTTAATGCACTACAGATTGTTGACTCCACCCTCGCCTCACAGTCCACTTGCACAAAGTATTCCGCTTCAGTCCTCCTTCATTCAAGCCAATGCTGCGGCTGCAGCAGCTGTGGCTCGGGCTGGAATCCAGGGTCTCCCGGTCTCGCACTCTTCATTGTCGATGCAACGCCCCTCAAGACCGACATCGCCTAATAATACTGTAGCGATGAACGGAAATATTGACGAAAGAATTCCAAAAAAAGCACGAATAACCCATGAGAGGCAAGAGGTAGAAGACCGAGGTCATACGAAAGAAACCGAAGCTACTAACGAGAGCTGTATAACACAAATATCGGGTTCCGATCGTGATTGTGTAACTCGAAGAAGTCCCGATGTTTCGACGGGCACCATAGAAAGACGAAGTCCATTTGCACAAAAGGAATCATCTGGTGGCACGGATCCACCGCGTATTTCACCTTACAAACTGGTGCCTCGCTTTAAACCTGATGTGACTGAGAATGTCCTGAAATGGAGTGTCGATGACGTATGTCAGTTTGTCTCATCTCTAACTGGATCGCCAGAAATTGCGCATGCGTTTAGAGAGGAAAATGTAGACGGGCATTCGTTTGTTTTGATTCAAGAAGATCATTTATTGAACAGGATGTCAATAAGACTCGGGCCAGCGCTAAAAATAAACGCTCAGATAAGAAAACTCGCCGAGAACTTGGAAATTGACGAAAGCAGCTAA
- the LOC138051167 gene encoding sterile alpha motif domain-containing protein 11-like isoform X1 produces MSVNEQLEQAASRDTSAGLLHANELTTLNQNLGSGYKRDGPHELNSNGGSSVPMPALSQNSTSVVATGSPRTAFTHSDQSNFNVKTEPSDFAQKIISEPLPFDVSNERAPADGITEEPLEIQCGENAALLYVSKLCQGSKGPCILFQGEWLTPNELQYISGRETAKDWKRSIRYKGKSLKSLIARGLIKVHPPICDCLGCRISSPVTPGKFYHVRSIVKRVLGTDRAGNHQHKNRGRLASKCSVSSPPSPNRKRKDSVKGIWRQDGYATEAGLALAAEARQRSSSEASNCMGGSGLRNGVEPRASPAVDSNSSTASECSEPTDDCPFSPGTEAKRARSLSPVSSAKLVDMKRRATDRFQFDPRSTYFFRDLPSEYVSPSSSEAGKQGRKDLATVELVSNHKSQETGEIPSVSLGNRSAFRAVHQDTSNSHEMSSENHVNPVKASKQQQQQQQQQKPSTSFISFTQLPSPSTLISPTHSSPRLLPDPLLLAASPHGPSMYHQALRGSLSGVPSASLHQSLMHYRLLTPPSPHSPLAQSIPLQSSFIQANAAAAAAVARAGIQGLPVSHSSLSMQRPSRPTSPNNTVAMNGNIDERIPKKARITHERQEVEDRGHTKETEATNESCITQISGSDRDCVTRRSPDVSTGTIERRSPFAQKESSGGTDPPRISPYKLVPRFKPDVTENVLKWSVDDVCQFVSSLTGSPEIAHAFREENVDGHSFVLIQEDHLLNRMSIRLGPALKINAQIRKLAENLEIDESS; encoded by the exons ATGTCTGTGAATGAGCAGTTGGAACAGGCTGCTTCAAGGGACACAAGCGCCGGTTTATTGCATGCTAATGAACTTACGACACTCAACCAGAACCTTGGCTCCGGATACAAACGTGACGGCCCTCACGAACTTAATTCCAACGGCGGCTCTTCTGTGCCAATGCCTGCGTTGAGTCAGAATTCCACTTCTGTGGTCGCCACAGGATCGCCTCGCACCGCTTTCACACACTCAGATCAGTCCAACTTCAATGTAAAAACTGAACCAAGCGATTTCGCTCAAAAAATTATCAGCGAACCACTTCCCTTTGATGTAAGCAACGAACGGGCGCCAGCGGATGGCATAACGGAAGAACCCTTGGAAATACAATGCGGCGAGAACGCAGCACTTCTTTACGTATCCAAGTTATGCCAAGGGAGCAAAGGGCCTTGTATTTTATTTCAAGGAGAGTGGCTGACTCCAAATGAACTACAGTATATCAGTGGACGAGAAACGGCCAAAGACTGGAAAAGAAGCATCCGCTATAAAGGAAAATCTCTAAAAAGTTTGATTGCACGCGGACTTATCAAAGTTCATCCTCCAATTTGTGATTGCCTCGGATGCAGAATTTCATCACCAGTG ACACCGGGCAAATTTTATCACGTACGCAGCATTGTCAAGCGTGTTCTTGGCACAGACAGGGCGGGAAATCATCAACACAAA AACCGTGGGAGGTTAGCCAGCAAATGCAGTGTATCGTCACCTCCTTCCCCAAATAGAAAGAGAAAGGATTCTGTTAAAGGTATCTGGAGACAAGATGGTTATGCCACAGAGGCCGGATTGGCTCTTGCCGCTGAGGCAAGGCAAAGATCATCGTCAGAAGCTAGCAATTGTATGGGTGGCAGTGGTTTGCGAAACGGCGTAGAGCCAAGAGCATCGCCTGCTGTGGATTCCAATTCGTCTACTGCGTCCGAGTGTTCCGAACCAACCGACGATTGCCCATTTTCTCCCGGTACAGAAGCCAAGCGAGCGCGAAGTTTATCTCCGGTTAGCTCTGCAAAACTTGTGGACATGAAAAGACGAGCAA CCGATAGATTCCAGTTCGACCCTAGAAGCACGTATTTCTTTAGAGATCTGCCATCAGAATACGTCTCCCCCTCAAGCTCAGAAGCTGGAAAACAAGGGAGAAAAGATCTTGCGACTGTTGAATTAGTCAGTAATCACAAGTCCCAGGAAACGGGAGAAATCCCGAGCGTATCCCTCGGGAACAGGAGCGCTTTTAGAGCTGTCCATCAAG ATACATCGAATTCGCATGAGATGTCTAGTGAAAATCACGTGAATCCAGTGAAAGCttccaaacaacaacaacaacaacaacaacaacaaaagccgTCAACTTCATTTATCTCTTTTACTCAGCTGCCCAGCCCCTCCACTCTCATCAGTCCTACGCATTCATCTCCAAGACTGCTACCAGATCCGCTTTTGTTAGCGGCTTCTCCTCACGGTCCAAGCATGTATCACCAAGCGTTAAGGGGCAGTTTATCAGGTGTTCCCTCAGCTTCTTTACATCAGAGTTTAATGCACTACAGATTGTTGACTCCACCCTCGCCTCACAGTCCACTTGCACAAAGTATTCCGCTTCAGTCCTCCTTCATTCAAGCCAATGCTGCGGCTGCAGCAGCTGTGGCTCGGGCTGGAATCCAGGGTCTCCCGGTCTCGCACTCTTCATTGTCGATGCAACGCCCCTCAAGACCGACATCGCCTAATAATACTGTAGCGATGAACGGAAATATTGACGAAAGAATTCCAAAAAAAGCACGAATAACCCATGAGAGGCAAGAGGTAGAAGACCGAGGTCATACGAAAGAAACCGAAGCTACTAACGAGAGCTGTATAACACAAATATCGGGTTCCGATCGTGATTGTGTAACTCGAAGAAGTCCCGATGTTTCGACGGGCACCATAGAAAGACGAAGTCCATTTGCACAAAAGGAATCATCTGGTGGCACGGATCCACCGCGTATTTCACCTTACAAACTGGTGCCTCGCTTTAAACCTGATGTGACTGAGAATGTCCTGAAATGGAGTGTCGATGACGTATGTCAGTTTGTCTCATCTCTAACTGGATCGCCAGAAATTGCGCATGCGTTTAGAGAGGAAAATGTAGACGGGCATTCGTTTGTTTTGATTCAAGAAGATCATTTATTGAACAGGATGTCAATAAGACTCGGGCCAGCGCTAAAAATAAACGCTCAGATAAGAAAACTCGCCGAGAACTTGGAAATTGACGAAAGCAGCTAA